One genomic region from Sander lucioperca isolate FBNREF2018 chromosome 3, SLUC_FBN_1.2, whole genome shotgun sequence encodes:
- the kcnk2a gene encoding potassium channel subfamily K member 2 isoform X1, translating to MAAPDLLDPKSATHNTKPRLSFSTKPITLTPQEESEVRDKREKLHNQILKVVATVMKWKTVTAIFLLVVLYLVVGAAVFRSLEQPHESAQRLAILSQKLEFLSRHSCVNQSQLEELVKQVVSAIRSGVNPAGTLTNHSSLWDLSSAFFFAGTVITTIGFGNISPHTEGGKIFCIVYALLGIPLFGFLLAGVGDQLGTIFGKGIARVEKMFVHWDISQTKIRVISTLLFVLFGCLLFVALPAAIFKHIEGWSALESLYFVVITLTTIGFGDFVAGGSDIEYLDYYKPVVWFWILVGLAYFAAILSMIGDWLRVISKRTKEEVGEIRAHAAEWTANVSAEFKETRRRVSVDIYDKFQRAASIKRKLSSELGFSSGPEFTLPKRTVSVNFSEERDRNEREAELMGLTTPMARNGSLFMNGLDPERGDISVIEHLK from the exons A TGGCAGCTCCAGACTTATTGGACCCTAAATCCGCCACTCACAACACCAAGCCCCGCCTCTCCTTCTCCACAAAGCCAATCACACTGACTCCCCAGGAGGAGAGTGAGGTGAGagacaaaagagagaagttaCACAACcagattttaaaa GTGGTTGCCACAGTGATGAAATGGAAGACGGTGACAGCCATCTTTCTTTTGGTGGTTCTGTACCTGGTGGTGGGAGCAGCAGTCTTCAGATCCCTGGAGCAGCCTCATGAGAG TGCCCAGCGTTTGGCCATCCTGTCCCAGAAGCTGGAGTTCCTGTCCAGACACTCCTGTGTCAACCAGAGCCAACTAGAGGAGCTGGTTAAG cAAGTTGTGTCTGCTATCCGTTCAGGAGTGAACCCTGCAGGGACACTGACCAACCACAGCAGCCTGTGGGACCTGAGCTCTGCCTTCTTCTTTGCTGGAACTGTGATCACAACCATCg GTTTTGGGAACATCTCTCCCCACACAGAAGGTGGAAAGATCTTCTGCATTGTCTATGCGTTGCTAGGGATACCTCTGTTTGGCTTCCTTTTGGCTGGTGTAGGAGATCAGCTCGGCACCATATTCGGCAAGGGCATCGCCAGAGTGGAGAAAATGTTTGTG CACTGGGACATCAGTCAGACAAAGATCCGGGTCATCTCCACCTTGCTGTTTGTGCTGTTTGGCTGCCTACTGTTTGTGGCGCTCCCAGCAGCCATCTTTAAACACATTGAGGGTTGGTCTGCGCTGGAATCCCTTTACTTTGTGGTCATCACCTTGACTACCATAGGATTTGGAGACTTTGTGGCAG GTGGTTCAGACATAGAGTACTTAGATTACTATAAACCAGTTGTATGGTTCTGGATTCTGGTGGGACTAGCCTACTTTGCTGCCATCCTCAGCATGATAGGAGACTGGCTCAGAGTCATCTCCAAGAGGACGAAAGAAGAG GTAGGAGAGATCCGAGCTCATGCCGCAGAGTGGACGGCTAACGTCTCAGCAGAGTTCAAAGAAACACGCCGACGTGTTAGCGTTGATATCTATGATAAGTTCCAGCGCGCCGCCTCAATTAAACGTAAACTGTCCTCGGAGCTGGGATTCAGCTCTGGCCCTGAGTTCACTCTGCCCAAGAGGACCGTGTCGGTCAATTTCAGCGAAGAACGGGACAGAAACGAGAGGGAGGCCGAGCTGATGGGCCTGACCACACCTATGGCTAGAAACGGCAGTTTGTTCATGAACGGTTTGGACCCAGAGAGAGGAGATATCTCAGTCATTGAACACCTCAAGTAG
- the kcnk2a gene encoding potassium channel subfamily K member 2 isoform X2, whose product MAAPDLLDPKSATHNTKPRLSFSTKPITLTPQEESEVVATVMKWKTVTAIFLLVVLYLVVGAAVFRSLEQPHESAQRLAILSQKLEFLSRHSCVNQSQLEELVKQVVSAIRSGVNPAGTLTNHSSLWDLSSAFFFAGTVITTIGFGNISPHTEGGKIFCIVYALLGIPLFGFLLAGVGDQLGTIFGKGIARVEKMFVHWDISQTKIRVISTLLFVLFGCLLFVALPAAIFKHIEGWSALESLYFVVITLTTIGFGDFVAGGSDIEYLDYYKPVVWFWILVGLAYFAAILSMIGDWLRVISKRTKEEVGEIRAHAAEWTANVSAEFKETRRRVSVDIYDKFQRAASIKRKLSSELGFSSGPEFTLPKRTVSVNFSEERDRNEREAELMGLTTPMARNGSLFMNGLDPERGDISVIEHLK is encoded by the exons A TGGCAGCTCCAGACTTATTGGACCCTAAATCCGCCACTCACAACACCAAGCCCCGCCTCTCCTTCTCCACAAAGCCAATCACACTGACTCCCCAGGAGGAGAGTGAG GTGGTTGCCACAGTGATGAAATGGAAGACGGTGACAGCCATCTTTCTTTTGGTGGTTCTGTACCTGGTGGTGGGAGCAGCAGTCTTCAGATCCCTGGAGCAGCCTCATGAGAG TGCCCAGCGTTTGGCCATCCTGTCCCAGAAGCTGGAGTTCCTGTCCAGACACTCCTGTGTCAACCAGAGCCAACTAGAGGAGCTGGTTAAG cAAGTTGTGTCTGCTATCCGTTCAGGAGTGAACCCTGCAGGGACACTGACCAACCACAGCAGCCTGTGGGACCTGAGCTCTGCCTTCTTCTTTGCTGGAACTGTGATCACAACCATCg GTTTTGGGAACATCTCTCCCCACACAGAAGGTGGAAAGATCTTCTGCATTGTCTATGCGTTGCTAGGGATACCTCTGTTTGGCTTCCTTTTGGCTGGTGTAGGAGATCAGCTCGGCACCATATTCGGCAAGGGCATCGCCAGAGTGGAGAAAATGTTTGTG CACTGGGACATCAGTCAGACAAAGATCCGGGTCATCTCCACCTTGCTGTTTGTGCTGTTTGGCTGCCTACTGTTTGTGGCGCTCCCAGCAGCCATCTTTAAACACATTGAGGGTTGGTCTGCGCTGGAATCCCTTTACTTTGTGGTCATCACCTTGACTACCATAGGATTTGGAGACTTTGTGGCAG GTGGTTCAGACATAGAGTACTTAGATTACTATAAACCAGTTGTATGGTTCTGGATTCTGGTGGGACTAGCCTACTTTGCTGCCATCCTCAGCATGATAGGAGACTGGCTCAGAGTCATCTCCAAGAGGACGAAAGAAGAG GTAGGAGAGATCCGAGCTCATGCCGCAGAGTGGACGGCTAACGTCTCAGCAGAGTTCAAAGAAACACGCCGACGTGTTAGCGTTGATATCTATGATAAGTTCCAGCGCGCCGCCTCAATTAAACGTAAACTGTCCTCGGAGCTGGGATTCAGCTCTGGCCCTGAGTTCACTCTGCCCAAGAGGACCGTGTCGGTCAATTTCAGCGAAGAACGGGACAGAAACGAGAGGGAGGCCGAGCTGATGGGCCTGACCACACCTATGGCTAGAAACGGCAGTTTGTTCATGAACGGTTTGGACCCAGAGAGAGGAGATATCTCAGTCATTGAACACCTCAAGTAG